The stretch of DNA CCGTCGAACCCGGTGGAGGGTGCCCCGCCGTCGTGCAGTGTCGACCGGCTGCCACGGGTGCCGTGAGTGCTCGCTCGACCGGGGGGGTGTGTGCGATCGTTTCGCGCGAGCCAGCGGGGGAGTGGCACTCGAACACACCAGTGGGTCTTCCCACACACGCCCTGGGCGTCACGGCGTCGATCGCGCCGCGCTGCGCCTCATTCCCTCTGGCGCTTGAGATTGCAATACGGCCCTTGTAGTATGATGACAGTAAAGACCTTTCGTTTCGAAGGGAGAGGACGAAGCGCCCGGGCAAGGAGCAGGGATCGTGCTCGGGTGCAGCGAGAGGGTAACGGAGTCGTCGCCGCGTGCACCTCCCTGTGGCGACGGGTCAGCCCGTCACGTCGGCGCAGGCTGCGGTGACTCCAACACGAGCGTCGGAAGGAGGCCCGCAGCGATGCGCGCCCGACAAGACGGCTCGACCGTGACCGGCCCGCCAGACCGACAATGGGGGTGGCCATCGACCGGTCAGTCTCTCGTTCGTCTCCTCGTGCTCGGCCTGCTCGTGCTCGCGTCCTGTACCCGCCCGAGCCCGCAGCCATCACCGATCCCGGACACGCAACCGACTGCGACGACCGTCGCCAGCGAGGGTGGACCGCGTCCGAGCGCGGAACCCTCAGGAACGCACCCTCCGGCCGCGCCGGCGCACCCACTGCCTGGCGGACCGCCGAACGAGACGCTGCTCGCGTTCGGCGAGCTCCTGGACGAGGAGGGGCGGCTCTCGCTGGAAACCGCGCTGGCGGTGTTCGCTGGCTCCGTCGCGCCGCTGCCGGGCGTCGTACCGCAGCAGCTTCCCGGAGACGATGCAGCGGCCGTTGGCGAGCTGGCAGCACGCGTCCTCCTCAGCAACCTGGATCGGCTGCCGCCGGAGGTGGCGCAGGCGGTCGAGCAGGCAGTCTACGGAGGGATCGAGGAGTGGATCGAGATTCCACCGAGCGGGAGGACCGGCGATCGCCTCTCGGGCACGCTGGCTGGTGTGCTCGCGCCACCATCGGCGCGAGCGCAGGGGCGAGCCGACGTCGAGCACGTGCGTGCCCTCGTGGAGAACGTCCGGGGGCGCATCGAGGAGCGGGCAGGACGTCGTTTGCGTCTGCCGCTGCGGGTCGGGCTAAATCCCCGTCTGGGCTCGGACACCGATGCAGTCGCGAGCCCGGTGCTCTCCGGAAACAGCCGCGTGATTGCCTGCCGGATCGCGTTCAACCCTGCGATTCTGGCAAACGCGAGCGCGGAAGAGGTCACGGCAGCCCATGAAGTCTGGCACTGCTTCCAATTCGACTACGTCGGGTTAGCGGGCGACGAGCGGAGCTGGCTTGTCGAGGGACAGGCAGAGTGGGTCGGAGCGGCGATCGCGACGGACCCGTCGGACTCCGCACGCTGGTGGAACACCTGGCTCGGCGCCCCGCACGTCTCGTTGTGGCGCCGCAGCTACGACGCGATCGGGCTGTACGCGGCAGCGGAGGCAGCTGGTCACGATCCGTTCGAAGCGATGCTGGAGATGTTCCGACTCAGGAACCAGGAAGCGGTGTCGCGACTCTTCGGCGGTCGGTCGTACGAGGAGGCGCTGCAGATCGTCGCCCAGTCGCTGGTACGATCGCCGGAGTTCGGTCCAGAGTGGGAGGCCAGCGGGCCTGGCATCACCACGGCGCGGGCGACCGCAACGCTCGCCCTCCGGCCGGACGTGCCGGACGTCGAAGCGTCATTGGATGCTGGCCCATTCGGCTCGCTGCCATTGGACGTCTCGATCGATCCAGGAGACCGTCCGCTCGTGCAGGTCACCGTCTTCGGCGAGGGCTCGGGCAGCGTCGAGTTCCCGGGACATGGACCGCTCAGGCTGGCACCTGGTGCCGGGATCTGGTTCTGCCTGCGGCCGGCGGAGTGCACCTGCCCAGACGGTTCCCCACCGCGGGGCGGGGCCGATCCAACCCTGCTGGCTGAGCCGCGCGGCGTCGCCACGGTCTTCGCCCCGGCCGGCGGCACGATCGGGCTGCGGGTGAGGGCGGTCGATCGTGACGAGGCCTGCTCGCGACTGGTCGGTACGTGGACGGCCTCCGTCATGGAGATTCTCGCTGCCAATCTCGCGCCGTATGGTGGGGTGCCTGCTGGGATGGATTGCAGTGGCGACATCGTCATGACCTTCCGGGATGATGGCACTTTCGAACGCTCCTGGCAGGGCGACTGCCAGATGAGCGGCTCGCATCGCGTCAGAGGGGCAGGCCGGCAGACCGGTACTTATGAGGATCTCGGAGACGAGCTCATCTTCCGCGACGTGCGGACTGTCGTGACAGCTGATTTCGGCTTCAGCTTCGCTGTGACGGATGACGGGCGAGCGACGTACCGGATCGAGGGGGATCGCTTGGCAATCCAGTTCACGACCCCGGATGGAGCGGCGATCGTCCATATCTATCGGCGGGCGGGCTAGCATGGCTCCGGCTGGGTCCAGCAGCGCCCGGGCAGGCATCTGCCGGTAACGACGCGGCTTGCGCCCGGCAGCGAGCACCAGCCCGCGGGTCGCGCTGCTCGCTGCCGGGGCCGATGCACCCGACCGGACGACGGGCGCGCGAGCCGAATCGCGCGCCGCGACGCCGCGCGGCAAGGATGTTGAGCCGACGCGGGCCGCACGGGCTCGGAAATCGTCCGGCGAGGGGCAGGCGAGCGCTCCCTGGCTCGGCTCTCGACGGGGGCTCGCTCGTTGGATGGCCCGGCGCGATCAGGTCGACGAGCGCGATAGTCGCACGCTGGGCCGCGGGACTCAAGCTGGTGGCAGATCAAAATAAATGGTCTTCACTTGCGTGAAGAACTCGAGCGCTGCCCGACCTTGCTCGCGCGACCAGGAACTGGAGGCCTTCATACCGCCGAAGGGCACGTGCGGCTCGGCGCCAGCCGTCTCGGAATTGATATGGACTACGCCGGCCTGGATACGGCGCGCGAAGGCGAAGGCACGGCGGATATCGCGGGTGACGATCGAGGCCGAAAGGCCATACGGGACGCCGTTGGCGATCTCGATCGCTTCGTCCAAGCTGCGGGCACGGATGATACCGACCACTGGGCCGAAGATCTCTTCCTGAGCGATCCGCATGCCGGGCTCGACATCGGTGAAGACGGTGGGGGCGACGAAGAAGCCATAGCGCAGGTCTCCCTCGGCCAGTTCATGACCACCGGTGAGGACCCGCGCTCCCTCCTTCTCGCCGATCTCGATGTAGCCCAAAACGCGTTGCCGCTGTTCCTCCGAGACGAGCGGGCCCATATAGACGGTCGGGTCGATGCCAGGGCCGACCTTGAGACTCCGAGCGCGCTCGACCAGCCGAGTGGTGAACTCGTGTAGGAGCGGCTCGAGGACGATGACCCGCGAGGTGGCGGTACACTTCTGGCCAGTCGAGCGGAAGGCACCGGAGGTGGTCAGCTCGATTGCGAAGTCGAGATCGGCATCCTCAGCGACGATGACCGGATTCTTGCCACCGAGCTCGAGCTGCACCCTGGCTCCGCGCTCGCTGGCGATCTGGTAGAGGTGCCGCCCGACGGCGTTGGATCCGGTGAAGCTCACGGCCACGACTTTGGGATGGCGCGCGATCGCTTCGCCGACGACCGAGCCGGGGCCATGCACGAGGTTGAGGACACCGGGTGGCAGACCAGCCTCGACGAACACTTCCGTGATGAGATGGGCCGTGAGCGGGGTGAGTTCAGCTGGCTTGAAGACGGCCGTGTTGCCGAACGCCAAGCAGGGTGCCAGCTTCCACAGCGGGATAGCCACCGGAAAGTTCCACGGTGTGATGATCCCGACGACACCGAGCGGCACGCGCTCGGTGTAGAGAAACGTCTCCGGGTTGGTCGCGGAGTAGACTTCGCCGAGCGGGCGAAGCGGCTCCCCAGCGAAATAGCGCAGAATGGCCACACCGCGCAAGACTTCGCCCACTCCCTCGCCGATCGTCTTGCCCTCCTCGCGGGTCAGCGCCTCGCCGATTTCTCGGGCACGCGCTTCCAGAATGTTGGCGGCTTTATGGAGGATAGCTGCCCGCTGTGGACCAGAGAGACTGCTCCAGGCTGGGAAGGCAGCCGCAGCCGCTTCGACCGCCCGATCGACGTCTTCAGCAGTCGAGCGAGGAAATTCGCCGAGCACGGTACGGCTATCGGCCGGGTCGATATCAGGACGGTACTCACCGCTGGCTGGTTCGACCCACTCGCCACCGATGTAGTTCCGATAGCGCCGGACTGTTCCAGACGTCATGGCACACCCTCCTTCGGCTCCGCAGCGTTTTCGCGGACCGGCCCGACCGGCGAGGTCACCGGCACGGGCCACTCACTCGCAGCCGATCGAGACGTGTCGAGGACGAGGAGGAGTTCGGCATCCGCACCCCAACCGTCCGGCAAGCGCGACACGACGCGCAGGCCGACAGCTGTGGCCAGGCTGGAGGCGACGGGATCCGGGGTAACGACGAGCACCTCGACATCGTGATCGAGAGCGGTCCGGCTCGCTGCCTGAAGAAGCGGAAGATCATCCCAGACCACGACGCCGGGCAGCACGATCAGGAGGACATCGCGTCGGGCCGGAGCAGCGGCGAGCCAGTCGGGCAGAGTGGGGAGGAGCGAGCGGTCACGCAGCATGAGGATTTGGCGCGGTGGCGGGTGGCGTAGTTCTTCCAGCACGGTGAGGACGACGATCTTGAGCGCAGCCAGCACCGGGACAGCGAGGAGGAGGCCGAGAATGCCCGCCACACTGGCACCGGCCAGGATCCCGAAGAGGACAACGACCGGATGCAGCCGGACAAAATGGCCGACGAGTTGAGGGATGACGAAATGATCCTCGAGCAGGCGGAGAACCAGGTAGACGAGTGCGACGACGACCGCGAGCTGGAGGGAGGACCAGCCGAAGGGCGCGGTCCCCTGTGTCAAGGCTACGCTGACGGCGATGGCACCAGCAGTCCACGGACCGATAAAGGGGATGAGCTCGAGCAGCCCAGTGGCGATCGCCAGGGCAAGTCGATACTTGACTTCCAGGATGGTGAGCGCGATGTAGGTGGCCGTCGCCATGATCGCGAACAGGACGAGCTGCGCACGGATATAGGCCCGGAAGG from Thermomicrobium roseum DSM 5159 encodes:
- a CDS encoding aldehyde dehydrogenase family protein — protein: MTSGTVRRYRNYIGGEWVEPASGEYRPDIDPADSRTVLGEFPRSTAEDVDRAVEAAAAAFPAWSSLSGPQRAAILHKAANILEARAREIGEALTREEGKTIGEGVGEVLRGVAILRYFAGEPLRPLGEVYSATNPETFLYTERVPLGVVGIITPWNFPVAIPLWKLAPCLAFGNTAVFKPAELTPLTAHLITEVFVEAGLPPGVLNLVHGPGSVVGEAIARHPKVVAVSFTGSNAVGRHLYQIASERGARVQLELGGKNPVIVAEDADLDFAIELTTSGAFRSTGQKCTATSRVIVLEPLLHEFTTRLVERARSLKVGPGIDPTVYMGPLVSEEQRQRVLGYIEIGEKEGARVLTGGHELAEGDLRYGFFVAPTVFTDVEPGMRIAQEEIFGPVVGIIRARSLDEAIEIANGVPYGLSASIVTRDIRRAFAFARRIQAGVVHINSETAGAEPHVPFGGMKASSSWSREQGRAALEFFTQVKTIYFDLPPA
- a CDS encoding AI-2E family transporter gives rise to the protein MHVLDRVRQSRELLLVTALVALVLGWALLHLAHILTPFIVAAVFAYLVHPLVDWLERRLRLPRIAVVLVLYLVLIGLLVLGGLLLAPSLAQQAQALATTVPRVIETIEQRLARAPELRFGELAIDTRGLLDRLDAAAQSLAERFSREAVPLVLATVEALIKSFVFFLVSFYGLLQGRTLVARLRALAPRRHQKTVSRILGQVDATFRAYIRAQLVLFAIMATATYIALTILEVKYRLALAIATGLLELIPFIGPWTAGAIAVSVALTQGTAPFGWSSLQLAVVVALVYLVLRLLEDHFVIPQLVGHFVRLHPVVVLFGILAGASVAGILGLLLAVPVLAALKIVVLTVLEELRHPPPRQILMLRDRSLLPTLPDWLAAAPARRDVLLIVLPGVVVWDDLPLLQAASRTALDHDVEVLVVTPDPVASSLATAVGLRVVSRLPDGWGADAELLLVLDTSRSAASEWPVPVTSPVGPVRENAAEPKEGVP